In Blautia wexlerae DSM 19850, a single window of DNA contains:
- a CDS encoding CHASE domain-containing protein, protein MKINSTAAKHIKKYCYIIGLLSFLIAFFACSQMLRYQEKEKKASGTYMAQSTIRRVKAKLENYIMISDFLGNYIIDGSDMDENTFSELAEKIPNEEGVVKAFELAPEGIITEIYPMQGNSEALGLDVLREHERKKDAVLAKETGEYTLGGPYQLKQGGTGALLFKPVYRTDNFGESSFWGFVLQVIDWDRFMSDINLKSLSEADFSYKI, encoded by the coding sequence ATGAAAATAAATAGTACAGCTGCTAAACATATTAAAAAATACTGCTATATTATAGGACTTCTCTCTTTCCTGATCGCATTTTTTGCGTGTAGTCAGATGCTCCGATATCAGGAAAAGGAAAAAAAAGCATCGGGAACTTATATGGCACAAAGCACGATAAGGAGAGTCAAGGCAAAGCTGGAAAATTATATAATGATTTCTGATTTTCTGGGAAATTATATCATTGATGGATCGGATATGGATGAAAACACTTTTTCAGAACTGGCAGAAAAGATTCCTAATGAGGAAGGTGTGGTAAAGGCGTTTGAGCTGGCACCGGAAGGGATCATAACCGAAATCTATCCTATGCAGGGAAATTCAGAGGCTCTTGGACTGGATGTTCTGAGGGAACACGAACGGAAAAAAGATGCAGTTCTGGCTAAGGAAACCGGGGAATATACACTTGGCGGTCCCTATCAGTTAAAGCAGGGAGGAACAGGAGCATTACTTTTTAAACCGGTTTATCGAACCGATAATTTCGGAGAGAGTAGTTTCTGGGGATTTGTACTCCAGGTAATTGACTGGGATCGTTTCATGAGTGATATAAATCTGAAATCTTTAAGTGAGGCAGATTTCAGTTATAAGATCTGA
- a CDS encoding GAF domain-containing hybrid sensor histidine kinase/response regulator gives MKKFKANDNKSEEHEINYRQFNKKLELLNQILSLISDINQASDEKEVKDCIPALLQYTGEYTDADRVYIFELMSEKQDYYSNTFEWCREGIVPQIDNLIRISADSMPVWHEKFLRGETIIIHDLEKICETMPSEYDILKVQDIHSLLVLPLFANTQLSGFIGLDNPDLVNPGVSISLLSNAGGHLASTLNNLRMFRMLEEKQKTLESNLEELQKEKHILEALCVDYTSFYLCDLANDTLEPIKQSMHSNWAEIDGMTELESGYTSRIRYYYDHYVIRESASDFLRKMERHALIEYLRNHKRFAYRYQSVKNHAGHEYFELQVIRLETGNRDDYKIIMGFRYIDDIVQEDMKKKQQMEATMADLKMNNEIISAISKMYRIIYRMDLIHDTCEEISSQESMHRLTGRSGKTSVKFTKAREKFIAPEFQERMREFLDVSTLAERLKNREDVSTEYRAITGVWYQARFIVKLRNEAGEVTNVLYVTRDINDQKISELESREELRRTAQEAEKANLAKTDFLRRMSHDVRTPINGIQGCVDIADRYPDDLELQQEARTRIRTASSYLLNLVNDVLDMNKLESGNIQLERKHFNLLELLHNTNEIIRMQANEAGVNYYVEAGEIIHTQLIGSPVHFQQILMNIGSNAVKYNHDGGSVTVTCREISYTDTIAEYELTCTDTGIGMSEEFQKRAFEPFAQEGQSARTKYAGTGLGLAIARKLIELQGGTLFFESIQGKGTKFILHISFEISAEEPEKKSHMYQNCSVEGIQVLLVEDNELNMEIAEFLLKEEKMIVTKAWNGREAVEIFEDSEPGYFDVILMDLMMPQMGGLEATRRIRKMDREDAKSIPIFAMTANAFLDDIAQSKAAGMNEHFSKPLQMEKVIDTIRFYCTAR, from the coding sequence ATGAAAAAGTTTAAGGCAAACGATAATAAGAGTGAAGAACATGAGATCAACTACAGACAATTCAACAAAAAGCTGGAACTGCTGAATCAGATCCTGTCTCTGATATCAGACATCAATCAGGCATCAGATGAAAAAGAAGTGAAGGACTGTATTCCTGCATTGCTTCAATACACCGGTGAATATACAGATGCAGACAGAGTATATATTTTTGAACTGATGTCTGAAAAACAGGATTATTACAGCAATACCTTCGAATGGTGCAGAGAGGGGATCGTCCCCCAGATTGACAATCTGATTCGTATTTCTGCCGATAGTATGCCGGTGTGGCATGAGAAATTTCTTCGTGGAGAAACTATAATTATTCATGATCTGGAGAAAATATGTGAAACTATGCCTTCGGAATATGACATCCTGAAGGTTCAGGATATTCATTCTCTGCTGGTTTTACCTTTGTTTGCAAATACGCAGTTGAGCGGTTTTATCGGTCTGGATAATCCGGATCTGGTTAATCCCGGTGTTTCCATATCGCTTCTTTCCAATGCAGGCGGACATCTTGCCAGTACCCTGAATAATCTGCGTATGTTCAGGATGCTTGAGGAAAAGCAGAAAACACTGGAGAGCAATCTGGAGGAACTTCAGAAGGAGAAGCATATCCTGGAAGCTCTCTGTGTAGATTATACCTCATTTTATTTATGTGATCTGGCAAATGATACTCTGGAACCGATCAAACAGAGCATGCATTCTAATTGGGCAGAGATTGATGGGATGACAGAGCTGGAATCCGGCTATACCTCCAGAATCAGATATTATTATGACCATTATGTGATCCGGGAATCAGCATCGGATTTCCTCCGGAAGATGGAACGTCACGCTCTCATAGAGTATCTGCGGAATCACAAGCGTTTTGCGTATCGTTATCAGTCAGTGAAAAACCATGCCGGACATGAGTATTTTGAATTACAGGTGATCCGCCTGGAGACAGGCAACAGGGATGATTATAAGATCATTATGGGATTTCGCTATATTGATGATATTGTGCAGGAGGATATGAAAAAGAAGCAGCAGATGGAAGCGACTATGGCTGATCTGAAAATGAATAATGAGATTATCTCTGCAATCAGTAAAATGTACCGGATCATTTACCGGATGGATCTGATCCATGATACCTGTGAGGAGATTTCCAGCCAGGAATCCATGCACCGTCTGACCGGCAGAAGTGGAAAGACTTCTGTTAAGTTTACAAAAGCCAGAGAAAAATTCATAGCCCCCGAATTTCAGGAAAGAATGAGAGAATTTCTGGATGTTTCCACTCTGGCAGAGCGTCTGAAGAACAGAGAGGATGTTTCCACAGAATACAGAGCCATAACCGGAGTCTGGTATCAGGCAAGATTTATTGTAAAGCTTCGAAATGAAGCAGGGGAAGTGACTAATGTTCTCTATGTGACGAGAGATATTAATGACCAGAAAATATCTGAGCTGGAGAGCCGGGAAGAACTGAGAAGAACCGCTCAGGAGGCAGAGAAAGCCAATCTGGCAAAGACAGATTTCCTGAGGAGAATGAGCCATGATGTTCGTACACCGATCAACGGGATCCAGGGCTGTGTGGATATTGCGGACCGTTATCCGGATGATCTGGAGCTTCAGCAGGAAGCACGTACCAGAATCAGGACTGCTTCCAGTTATCTTTTAAATCTTGTCAATGATGTGCTGGATATGAATAAGCTGGAATCCGGCAATATACAGCTTGAGAGAAAGCACTTTAATCTGCTGGAACTTTTGCATAATACGAATGAAATCATCAGGATGCAGGCAAATGAAGCTGGTGTCAATTATTATGTAGAAGCTGGAGAAATCATCCATACACAGCTGATAGGAAGTCCGGTACATTTCCAGCAGATATTGATGAATATCGGCAGCAATGCAGTAAAATATAATCATGATGGCGGTTCTGTGACAGTTACCTGTCGTGAGATTTCCTATACGGATACCATTGCGGAATATGAACTGACCTGTACAGATACCGGGATCGGCATGAGTGAGGAATTTCAGAAAAGGGCATTTGAGCCTTTTGCCCAGGAAGGACAGTCAGCCAGAACAAAATATGCAGGTACTGGTCTGGGACTTGCCATTGCCAGAAAACTGATAGAACTGCAGGGAGGAACTCTTTTCTTTGAGAGCATACAGGGAAAAGGAACCAAATTTATTCTTCATATTTCTTTTGAAATCTCTGCTGAGGAACCGGAAAAGAAATCTCATATGTATCAGAACTGTTCAGTAGAGGGAATTCAGGTTCTGCTGGTGGAAGACAATGAGCTGAATATGGAAATTGCTGAGTTTCTGCTGAAAGAAGAAAAAATGATAGTGACAAAGGCATGGAATGGACGGGAAGCCGTAGAAATCTTTGAGGATTCAGAGCCCGGATACTTTGATGTGATTCTGATGGATCTGATGATGCCACAAATGGGAGGTCTGGAAGCTACCCGCAGAATCAGAAAAATGGATCGAGAGGATGCGAAATCTATCCCCATTTTTGCTATGACAGCCAATGCCTTTCTGGATGATATTGCACAGAGTAAAGCAGCAGGAATGAACGAACATTTTTCAAAACCCCTTCAAATGGAGAAAGTGATAGATACCATTCGATTTTATTGCACAGCCCGATGA
- a CDS encoding Crp/Fnr family transcriptional regulator gives MKKYLPILKNSPFFTGLTDNEILSILHCVKATTVSQKRDSYIFRAGDSTEVMGLVVSGCVLVIQEDLWGHRNILSKCHTGDFFGEPYAASPGAVLNVSVVADTDCEIILLNVQRLLISCPTACEHHQKLIRNLVSVLANKILILNDKITHVGKRTTRDKLLSYLSAESIRHSSLSFDIPFDRQQLADYLCIDRAAMSTEISKLQKEGYIKTNRNHFELTVCNNSDSEIKM, from the coding sequence TTGAAAAAATATTTACCCATTCTAAAAAACAGTCCATTCTTTACAGGCCTTACTGATAACGAGATATTATCTATACTGCATTGTGTAAAAGCAACAACAGTTTCCCAAAAACGAGATTCTTATATTTTCAGAGCAGGAGATTCTACCGAGGTAATGGGACTTGTGGTGTCTGGCTGTGTTCTTGTTATTCAGGAAGACCTTTGGGGGCATCGGAATATTCTGTCGAAATGTCATACCGGTGATTTCTTTGGTGAGCCATATGCAGCAAGCCCGGGAGCTGTTCTGAATGTCAGTGTGGTGGCAGATACAGATTGTGAGATTATTCTGCTAAATGTCCAAAGACTTCTGATTTCCTGCCCGACTGCATGCGAACACCATCAGAAGCTGATCCGCAACCTGGTTAGCGTTCTGGCAAATAAGATACTGATCCTGAACGACAAAATCACACATGTGGGCAAGCGAACGACAAGGGACAAACTATTGTCCTATCTGTCGGCAGAGTCTATCAGACATTCATCGTTATCCTTTGATATTCCCTTTGACCGGCAGCAGTTGGCAGATTATCTGTGCATTGACCGTGCGGCAATGTCTACGGAGATATCAAAGTTACAGAAAGAAGGTTATATAAAAACAAATAGAAATCATTTTGAATTAACTGTTTGTAATAATTCGGATTCTGAAATAAAAATGTGA
- a CDS encoding 4Fe-4S binding protein, with amino-acid sequence MIRKIIRIDKEKCNGCGACADACHEGAIDIINGKAELVREHFCDGLGDCLPECPTGAISFEEREAPEYDEEAVKEAQKKIFAQNQAITAHAGCPGSKSMQIQRSEIPKSEKPSSTTGQVSNLQNWPVQIKLAPVSAPYFNGAKLLIAADCTAYAYAGFHQDFIRNKVTLIGCPKLDQVDYSEKLTAIIQNNDIQSVTIVRMEVPCCGGLEMATRKALQNSGKFIPWQVITIGIDGNIIE; translated from the coding sequence ATGATAAGAAAGATTATTCGAATCGATAAAGAAAAATGCAATGGCTGCGGCGCCTGTGCAGATGCCTGCCACGAAGGTGCCATTGATATCATTAATGGAAAAGCAGAATTGGTGAGAGAACATTTCTGTGACGGACTGGGGGATTGCCTCCCGGAATGTCCCACAGGTGCCATTTCCTTTGAGGAACGGGAAGCACCTGAATATGATGAAGAGGCTGTGAAAGAAGCACAGAAAAAAATATTTGCCCAAAATCAGGCAATAACTGCTCATGCCGGCTGTCCCGGGTCTAAAAGCATGCAGATTCAGCGATCAGAAATACCCAAATCAGAAAAACCATCTTCAACCACAGGTCAGGTATCCAATCTTCAGAACTGGCCGGTACAGATTAAGCTGGCACCTGTCAGTGCCCCATATTTTAACGGCGCAAAGCTTTTAATCGCAGCCGATTGTACTGCTTACGCTTACGCAGGCTTTCATCAGGATTTTATCCGAAATAAGGTAACATTAATCGGCTGTCCTAAATTGGATCAGGTGGATTATAGCGAGAAACTGACTGCAATAATCCAAAATAACGATATTCAAAGTGTGACGATTGTAAGAATGGAAGTTCCATGCTGTGGCGGACTTGAGATGGCAACCAGAAAAGCACTTCAGAATAGTGGAAAATTCATTCCCTGGCAGGTTATAACCATAGGTATTGATGGAAATATTATAGAATAA
- the hcp gene encoding hydroxylamine reductase: MDKKMFCYQCEQTVGCTGCTGNAGVCGKKAGTAKLQDELTGALIGLARAVDSAAAISKSTSQVIIEGLFTTVTNVSFDDAAIENMIQKVRAEKERLVPDCSKCQSPCGKSDEYDMQQLWNADEDIRSLKSLILFGIRGMAAYAYHANVLNYEDAEVNRFFCEALFKIGYEESMDTLLPTVLKVGEINLKCMALLDKANTKTYGTPEPTAVTLTVEKGPFIVVTGHDLKDLQLLLEQTEGKGINIYTHGEMLPAHAYPLLKKFSHLKGNFGTAWQNQQKEFDHLPAPILYTTNCLMPPKSSYADRVFTTEVVAFPGAVHIDEKKDFTPVIEKALELGGYKEDQTRTGINGGTKVTTGFGHAAILSHANTVVEAVKSGAIRHFFLVAGCDGAKPGRNYYTEFVKQTPSDSIVLTLACGKFRFNDLDLGEIGGLPRLMDMGQCNDAYGAIQVAVALADAFGCSVNELPLSFVLSWYEQKAVCILLTLLHLGIKNIRLGPSLPAFLSPNILNYLVENYGIAPITTPEEDIKALMNQ, encoded by the coding sequence ATGGATAAAAAAATGTTTTGTTATCAGTGTGAACAGACAGTGGGATGCACTGGCTGCACAGGAAATGCAGGTGTCTGCGGAAAAAAGGCAGGCACTGCCAAATTACAGGATGAGCTGACAGGTGCGTTGATCGGTCTGGCAAGGGCTGTCGATAGCGCAGCAGCTATTTCCAAAAGTACCAGTCAGGTCATAATTGAAGGACTGTTTACTACCGTTACAAATGTGAGTTTTGACGATGCAGCAATCGAAAATATGATACAAAAAGTCAGAGCAGAAAAAGAAAGACTGGTTCCTGACTGCAGTAAATGTCAGTCACCTTGCGGTAAATCAGACGAATATGACATGCAGCAGCTGTGGAATGCAGATGAAGATATCCGCTCCCTGAAGTCCCTTATTCTTTTCGGGATTCGCGGAATGGCAGCCTATGCTTATCATGCAAATGTTCTGAATTATGAAGATGCCGAAGTAAACCGTTTCTTCTGCGAAGCATTATTTAAGATTGGTTATGAAGAAAGTATGGATACACTGCTTCCTACTGTACTGAAAGTAGGGGAAATCAATCTGAAATGTATGGCACTTCTTGACAAGGCAAATACCAAAACCTATGGAACACCGGAACCGACTGCAGTTACACTTACCGTAGAAAAAGGACCATTTATTGTAGTAACCGGTCATGATCTGAAGGATCTGCAGCTTTTACTTGAACAGACAGAAGGAAAAGGAATCAACATCTATACCCACGGTGAAATGCTCCCTGCCCATGCCTATCCACTCTTAAAGAAATTCTCTCACTTAAAAGGAAATTTCGGAACTGCATGGCAGAATCAGCAGAAAGAGTTTGATCATCTTCCGGCTCCGATCCTTTACACCACCAACTGTCTGATGCCGCCAAAAAGCAGTTATGCTGACAGAGTATTTACAACAGAAGTGGTTGCTTTCCCAGGCGCTGTTCATATCGACGAGAAGAAAGATTTCACACCGGTTATTGAAAAAGCACTGGAACTGGGTGGTTACAAAGAAGATCAGACACGCACAGGCATCAACGGCGGTACGAAAGTGACAACCGGTTTCGGGCATGCAGCTATTCTTTCCCATGCGAATACTGTAGTAGAAGCAGTAAAATCAGGCGCTATCCGCCATTTCTTCCTGGTTGCCGGCTGTGATGGTGCCAAACCAGGTCGAAACTATTATACGGAATTCGTGAAGCAGACACCTTCTGACAGTATTGTTCTCACCCTGGCATGTGGAAAATTCCGTTTCAACGATCTGGATCTGGGAGAAATCGGTGGTCTGCCAAGACTGATGGATATGGGCCAGTGTAATGATGCTTATGGTGCAATCCAGGTTGCTGTGGCACTTGCGGATGCATTTGGATGTTCTGTAAATGAGCTTCCGCTTTCCTTCGTTCTCTCTTGGTATGAACAGAAAGCAGTCTGTATCCTGCTGACACTTTTACACTTAGGTATCAAAAACATCCGTCTTGGTCCTTCTCTTCCGGCGTTCCTGTCTCCTAATATTCTGAACTATCTGGTAGAAAATTATGGTATTGCACCTATCACCACACCGGAAGAAGATATCAAAGCACTGATGAACCAGTAA
- a CDS encoding AraC family transcriptional regulator — MEMDYNKIYNKILTDEEFMEIKQHGSSDYPFQYYYDNLELFDFHCIEWHWHREFEFLYVESGQVTCGIGEKQIILSEGEAIFINSKILHRFYASSGGIIPNFVCMPEFIAPENSLIYKKYILPIISSNIYFQRFQTDELWQTKIIQTMIKIMEIQGNEKIRELATLALMQDLWLTFYENVKLSDKGDVQTVDEVAQKRVQLIMQYIHENYNHNLSLDEIASHIGISKSTALNLFHRFLHTTPVNYLIGYRLQAASWLLKNTNKKVKTIAYESGFHNVDYFCRLFKKRYHLTPSEYRCTCLKLLSADPSLQTHK; from the coding sequence ATGGAGATGGATTATAATAAAATATATAATAAGATACTTACAGACGAGGAGTTCATGGAAATTAAACAGCATGGAAGCAGTGACTATCCATTCCAGTATTATTATGATAATCTGGAATTGTTTGATTTTCATTGTATTGAGTGGCACTGGCACAGAGAATTTGAGTTTTTATATGTGGAGTCCGGACAAGTTACATGCGGAATAGGAGAAAAACAGATTATATTGTCAGAAGGAGAAGCAATTTTTATTAATTCTAAAATATTGCACCGCTTTTACGCATCATCAGGTGGTATCATTCCTAACTTTGTATGTATGCCGGAATTTATTGCACCGGAGAACAGCCTGATCTATAAGAAATATATCTTGCCAATCATTTCATCGAATATATATTTCCAGCGTTTTCAGACTGATGAACTATGGCAGACAAAGATTATACAAACTATGATAAAAATAATGGAAATACAGGGAAATGAGAAAATAAGAGAACTTGCTACTTTGGCATTGATGCAGGATTTATGGCTGACTTTTTATGAAAATGTAAAGTTATCTGATAAAGGAGATGTACAGACAGTTGATGAAGTTGCACAGAAAAGAGTGCAGTTAATCATGCAATATATACATGAAAACTATAATCATAATTTGTCTCTGGATGAAATTGCTTCACATATAGGAATCAGCAAAAGTACTGCACTTAATTTGTTCCACCGGTTTTTACATACTACACCGGTTAATTATCTGATAGGATATCGACTTCAGGCAGCTTCCTGGTTATTGAAAAATACGAATAAAAAAGTAAAAACGATCGCCTATGAAAGTGGATTTCATAACGTTGATTATTTTTGCAGATTGTTTAAAAAACGTTATCATTTAACCCCATCAGAATATCGTTGCACATGTTTAAAATTGTTGTCGGCAGATCCGAGTCTTCAGACCCATAAATAA
- a CDS encoding MFS transporter has product MIFKCRNSIKKTDYHKTKIACYMGFITQAIAANFAPLLFLKFHSDYHISLGNIALISTFFFFTQLLVDLFCAKFVDHIGYRVCIVTSEIFSALGLLGLAFLPDFLPNPFIGIICSVIVYAIGSGLIEVLCSPIIEACPFENKEATMSLLHSFYCWGAVGTILISSLFFLIFGIDNWKWLAVIWAIIPAVNTYNFMTCPIEHLVDNGSGMGIKNLFSKPFFWVAICLMICSGASELAMAQWASAYAEAALGLSKALGDLAGPCMFAVTMGISRIIFGKYGEQLDLMKFMSGSGILCVVCYLLAALSSSPIIGLIGCIACGFSVGIMWPGTISISSKTFPTGGTAMFSLLAMAGDLGGSIGPGIVGRITQNAGNNIRIGMGFGLIFPVILLFMLFLLYRKKSTQPQISKH; this is encoded by the coding sequence ATGATTTTTAAATGTAGAAATTCTATAAAAAAAACAGACTACCATAAGACAAAAATCGCCTGTTATATGGGGTTTATCACACAGGCTATTGCGGCAAACTTCGCACCGCTTCTTTTTTTGAAATTTCACAGTGACTACCATATTTCTCTCGGTAATATTGCTCTGATATCCACTTTCTTCTTTTTCACACAGCTTCTGGTTGACCTGTTCTGTGCCAAATTCGTGGACCATATCGGGTATCGTGTGTGCATTGTTACATCAGAAATATTTTCTGCACTGGGTCTGCTTGGACTGGCATTTTTACCTGATTTTTTACCTAATCCTTTTATTGGAATTATATGTAGTGTTATTGTTTATGCCATCGGAAGTGGTTTAATAGAAGTACTTTGCAGCCCTATTATCGAGGCCTGTCCGTTTGAAAACAAAGAAGCAACTATGAGTCTGCTCCATTCCTTTTACTGTTGGGGAGCTGTTGGGACAATTTTGATTTCCAGCTTATTTTTCCTGATATTTGGAATAGACAACTGGAAATGGCTCGCCGTAATATGGGCAATCATTCCTGCAGTTAATACTTATAACTTCATGACCTGTCCCATTGAACATCTAGTTGACAATGGTTCCGGAATGGGAATTAAGAATCTGTTTTCCAAACCATTTTTCTGGGTTGCAATATGTCTGATGATCTGTTCCGGAGCCTCTGAACTTGCAATGGCTCAATGGGCTTCTGCTTATGCAGAAGCCGCGCTGGGATTGTCAAAAGCCCTGGGAGATTTAGCAGGTCCATGTATGTTTGCAGTAACAATGGGAATCAGCCGTATAATTTTTGGGAAATATGGAGAGCAGTTAGATTTAATGAAGTTTATGAGTGGTTCAGGCATATTATGCGTTGTCTGTTATCTACTTGCCGCTTTGTCATCCAGCCCGATTATCGGACTTATCGGTTGTATTGCATGTGGATTTTCAGTTGGAATCATGTGGCCTGGAACAATCAGTATTTCCTCAAAAACTTTTCCAACAGGTGGAACGGCTATGTTCTCTCTTCTTGCCATGGCAGGAGATTTAGGTGGCAGCATTGGACCTGGAATTGTTGGTCGTATCACCCAGAATGCCGGAAATAATATTAGGATTGGCATGGGATTCGGACTTATTTTTCCAGTAATTCTATTGTTTATGTTATTCCTGCTGTATCGAAAAAAATCCACACAGCCTCAAATATCAAAGCACTGA